From Anaerohalosphaera lusitana, one genomic window encodes:
- a CDS encoding type 4a pilus biogenesis protein PilO, whose protein sequence is MQMCERQQLLIIAVALGILGIFGAAIYAPLARQTMRLKTTKASVHDENGKVKSQIERIPSTVREKRELAAAVGDFEAKIPTERRFAQVWEQLAEVMNEEGLTDQLIQPGVEVKGKDELVCIPLSIECTGDLGQIYAFFRSLEELERLIRVDRLEISEDKDSDGKLKMTANAKIFYRRSKTT, encoded by the coding sequence ATGCAAATGTGCGAAAGACAACAGCTTTTGATCATTGCCGTCGCTCTGGGAATACTTGGTATATTCGGTGCAGCGATCTATGCTCCTCTTGCCCGGCAGACCATGCGTTTGAAGACGACCAAGGCAAGCGTGCACGATGAGAACGGCAAGGTGAAATCGCAGATCGAGCGAATACCTTCTACCGTCCGAGAAAAAAGAGAGCTGGCTGCTGCGGTAGGCGATTTCGAAGCGAAAATACCCACGGAAAGACGCTTTGCTCAAGTCTGGGAACAGCTTGCAGAGGTAATGAACGAAGAGGGGTTGACCGATCAGTTGATCCAGCCCGGCGTGGAAGTGAAGGGTAAGGATGAGCTGGTATGTATACCCCTGAGCATCGAATGCACCGGTGATCTGGGCCAGATTTATGCGTTCTTTCGATCATTGGAAGAACTCGAGCGTTTGATCCGAGTCGACAGACTGGAAATATCGGAAGACAAGGATTCCGATGGCAAACTGAAAATGACCGCCAACGCCAAGATATTCTATCGTAGGAGCAAAACTACTTGA
- a CDS encoding type II secretion system protein GspD — protein MKKNGFERMKSKMSLLAASFVLVTVVISLAWAEEGAPEVEVQIDETVLTAEQQEAQQKPEVAEQYESSEQETISASSIQSISFNKDMTIKDALRFLAMKYHKNIVPTAKVDGMITVTNLYDVTFEEALQAVIGPNKYDVQGNFIMVYTPEEFEQYKDDKRRMEYRVFELYYINAEEAKKLITPLMSENGQLQSSTASEIGVSGGDGLDISEGGDALALHDSVVVKDYPENIEEIDALLKDLDKRPVQVLVEATILSANLNEGMEYGVNLNLAGGLAIDGGDSDTVVEQIANFSGKGNLVETAGFANAGGNGLRLGIRSGDVSAFISALEGITDVTVLANPKILALNKQVGTVFIGQKLGYRSSTSVSGSGVATEGQVEFLNSGTKLSFRPYVGSDGYVRMDIYPKDSSAALNDDGVPTETTAELTSNIMVKDGQTVVIGGLFRDDISSTRSQVPVLGDIPVIGAAFRGIEDVSVRQEVIVMLTPHVIEDPSEVEGEERAEDIARKRYAAREGLQKITRTKRAEKSYIEAAKLYRKGLKAEALREVNWALHLRPTYLEALRLRERILDETDDNGEPLERIMIDVIEEEDTEKWMRL, from the coding sequence ATGAAGAAGAATGGATTTGAAAGAATGAAAAGTAAAATGTCGCTGCTGGCGGCGAGCTTCGTGCTGGTTACGGTCGTGATCTCGCTGGCATGGGCCGAAGAAGGAGCACCTGAAGTCGAGGTGCAGATTGACGAAACAGTATTGACGGCAGAACAGCAGGAGGCTCAACAAAAACCAGAAGTAGCTGAACAGTATGAGTCATCAGAACAGGAAACTATAAGTGCGTCTTCGATACAGTCAATTTCCTTCAATAAGGATATGACTATTAAGGATGCGCTGCGTTTTCTTGCGATGAAATACCACAAGAATATCGTTCCTACCGCAAAGGTAGACGGAATGATTACTGTTACGAATCTTTACGATGTAACATTTGAAGAAGCTCTGCAGGCAGTGATCGGTCCCAACAAGTATGACGTTCAGGGCAACTTCATCATGGTTTACACACCCGAAGAGTTTGAGCAGTACAAGGATGACAAACGCAGGATGGAGTACAGAGTTTTCGAACTCTACTACATCAACGCTGAAGAGGCTAAGAAGCTGATCACTCCTCTTATGAGTGAAAATGGTCAACTGCAGTCCAGCACCGCTTCCGAGATCGGCGTAAGTGGTGGTGACGGACTGGACATCAGCGAGGGCGGCGATGCTCTTGCACTGCATGACTCTGTCGTAGTTAAGGATTATCCTGAGAACATCGAAGAGATCGATGCACTGCTGAAGGACCTGGATAAGAGACCCGTACAGGTCCTTGTCGAAGCTACGATTCTCTCAGCGAATCTCAATGAAGGTATGGAATACGGTGTGAATCTCAATCTGGCTGGTGGACTTGCAATCGATGGTGGTGACAGTGATACTGTCGTCGAACAGATCGCCAATTTCTCCGGCAAAGGTAATCTTGTCGAGACTGCAGGTTTCGCGAACGCAGGCGGCAACGGCTTAAGGCTTGGTATCCGTTCTGGTGATGTCTCAGCTTTCATTAGTGCACTTGAGGGCATCACGGATGTGACAGTTCTCGCTAATCCTAAGATCCTCGCTCTCAACAAGCAGGTTGGTACCGTATTCATCGGTCAGAAACTTGGTTACAGAAGCAGCACGAGTGTCAGCGGCAGCGGCGTTGCAACGGAAGGACAGGTTGAATTCCTTAACTCTGGTACGAAACTCTCCTTCAGACCCTACGTCGGCAGTGATGGTTATGTAAGAATGGATATCTATCCCAAGGACAGTAGTGCAGCCTTGAATGATGATGGTGTTCCCACTGAAACGACTGCTGAGCTCACATCCAACATCATGGTCAAAGATGGCCAGACAGTAGTTATCGGCGGACTGTTCCGTGATGATATCAGTTCTACCAGGTCGCAGGTTCCCGTACTTGGTGATATTCCTGTTATCGGTGCAGCATTCCGAGGTATCGAAGACGTCAGCGTTAGACAGGAAGTTATCGTAATGCTCACTCCTCACGTCATCGAAGATCCCAGTGAGGTCGAAGGCGAAGAGCGTGCCGAAGATATCGCACGCAAACGCTATGCAGCACGTGAAGGTCTGCAGAAGATCACAAGAACCAAGAGAGCTGAAAAGAGCTATATCGAAGCTGCAAAGCTGTACAGAAAGGGTTTGAAAGCAGAGGCGCTTCGTGAGGTTAACTGGGCTCTGCACCTCAGGCCCACTTACCTTGAAGCACTTCGGCTCAGAGAGAGAATTCTTGATGAAACTGATGATAACGGCGAACCTCTCGAACGAATAATGATCGACGTGATCGAAGAAGAAGATACTGAAAAATGGATGAGACTATAG